The Schizosaccharomyces pombe strain 972h- genome assembly, chromosome: I genome contains a region encoding:
- the arg3 gene encoding ornithine carbamoyltransferase Arg3, with amino-acid sequence MSFKKFPRHLLSIRDLSRGEIVKLIDRSSEIKQAYKQNFQNRRSVQMSGLSSQNVAMIFSKRSTRTRVSVESAVSCLGGNAMFLGKDDIQLGVNESLYDTSKVISSMVSGIVARVNKYSDVATLAKHASCPVINGLCDTFHPLQALADLLTIKETFKSFDGLKVAWVGDANNVLHDLMIANAKVGIHTSVAKPKDVNVRDDILSIVNEAANENGSTFEIVNDPKVAVKNADIVVTDTWISMGQEAEKEQRLKQFTGFQVTGEIMKLAKPSCKFMHCLPRHPEEVSDEVFYGENSLVFQEAENRKWTTVAVLEALLVNRGEILPPASA; translated from the coding sequence atgtctttcaaaaaatttcctcgTCATTTACTATCCATTCGTGATCTTAGTCGCGGAGAGATTGTAAAGTTGATCGATCGGTCTTCTGAAATTAAACAAGCTTATAAGCAGAATTTTCAGAATCGCCGTTCTGTTCAAATGAGTGGTTTGTCGTCTCAGAATGTCGCCATGATCTTCAGTAAGCGTAGCACTCGTACTCGTGTATCAGTCGAAAGTGCTGTCAGTTGCCTTGGCGGCAATGCCATGTTTTTAGGTAAAGATGATATCCAATTAGGAGTGAATGAGTCTTTATACGATACTTCAAAAGTTATATCAAGTATGGTTTCTGGTATTGTTGCTCgcgtaaacaaatattcaGATGTTGCTACGCTCGCTAAACATGCCTCTTGTCCTGTTATTAATGGTCTTTGTGACACGTTTCATCCTCTCCAGGCGTTAGCAGATTTACTCACTATTAAGGAAACtttcaaaagctttgaCGGTTTAAAAGTTGCATGGGTAGGTGATGCCAATAACGTTTTACATGATTTGATGATTGCAAATGCCAAGGTTGGTATTCATACTAGCGTTGCTAAGCCCAAGGACGTCAACGTTCGCGACGATATTTTATCAATCGTTAACGAAGCTGCGAACGAAAACGGTTctacttttgaaattgttaaCGACCCCAAGGTTGCTGTTAAAAATGCTGATATCGTCGTTACCGACACTTGGATTTCTATGGGTCAAGAAGCTGAGAAGGAACAACGTCTTAAACAATTTACAGGATTCCAAGTCACCGGAGAGATCATGAAGCTTGCCAAACCTAGCTGCAAATTCATGCATTGTTTACCCCGTCATCCCGAGGAAGTGTCTGACGAGGTATTTTATGGAGAGAACAGTTTAGTTTTCCAAGAAGCAGAGAACCGCAAATGGACCACTGTTGCTGTCTTGGAGGCTTTGCTTGTCAACCGTGGTGAAATTCTTCCTCCTGCCTCAGCCTAA
- the idn1 gene encoding gluconokinase: protein MTVTPINPTNQPYKYVFVVIGPAGSGKTTMAKAVSEKLGFEYIEGDDLHPKANIEKMSQGHPLNDNDRWGWLHNCGGACAMELDKESIKGVVLTCSALKRSYRDILRSSLEHRPAILRFIYLAASRETLIKRTTSRKNHYMKADMVESQLAILEAPTADEKDVITISVENGKEQSEEECLDIVHKMVNENKQP, encoded by the coding sequence ATGACTGTTACTCCCATTAATCCTACTAATCAGCCATACAAATATGTATTTGTAGTCATCGGCCCTGCCGGTTCAGGAAAAACGACGATGGCTAAGGCGGTATCTGAGAAATTGGGTTTTGAGTATATTGAGGGTGATGATCTACACCCCAAAGCaaacattgaaaaaatgagtCAAGGCCATCCTTTGAATGATAACGATCGTTGGGGTTGGTTGCATAACTGCGGAGGTGCTTGTGCCATGGAACTTGACAAGGAATCGATAAAGGGAGTTGTGTTAACCTGCTCGGCCTTAAAGCGTAGTTACCGTGATATCCTTCGTAGCTCTTTGGAGCATCGTCCTGCAATTTTGcgctttatttatttagccGCTTCGAGAGAAACACTTATTAAAAGAACGACTAGTCGCAAAAATCATTACATGAAGGCTGACATGGTTGAAAGTCAATTGGCAATCCTTGAGGCTCCTACCGCTGATGAAAAGGATGTTATTACCATTAGCGTTGAGAATGGAAAAGAACAGtcagaagaagaatgtCTTGATATCGTCCACAAAATGGTTAATGAAAACAAGCAACCTTAA
- the arg11 gene encoding N-acetyl-gamma-glutamyl-phosphate reductase/acetylglutamate kinase yields the protein MLIELQQIVKSGLVRNGAKHCTKRSLLCSNASVIASKRFQGSFAPGQQQPLNPLAKPIEQDRDAIIRILSSIGSRREVEQYLRYFTSFEAQRFAIIKVGGAIITDELDTLAQSLAFLNHVGLYPIVVHGAGPQLNKILASRNVEPEYSDGIRITDAETLSVARKVFLEENAKLVDALEKLGTRARPITGGVFQAEYLDKEKYKYVGKIVKVNKAPIEHSIRAGTLPILTSMAETASGQLLNVNADITAGELARVLKPLKVVYLNEKGGLINGETKKKISSIYLDREYDGLMKQPWVKYGTKLKIKEIKELLDTLPRTSSVAIISTKDLQKELFTESGAGTLISRGFVINKHDSLDSIPDAALENLIIQKNSLAAPSESLKQFKDTLKDRKLRIYSDSFNESVAIVDTTDSSLPVLLAFGAADNNWLNNVVDSILTTLKADFPSLLWRLQPSAKNLEWFFSKSEGTLFANNFYYFWYGVKDLNKISKFIQSDKPFADAIIQTQSTKPPTASSTTNNPSSSQINQKRSYSTSSLFSKNKKMNRSLFLKGGKRFFSAEAQKTQKPLKAVSSKPAKVVLLGARGYTGKNLIGLINTHPYLELSHVSSRELEGTKLPGYTKKEIQYVNLSTDDVKKLEEEGAVDAWVMALPNGVCKPYVDALTSANGKSVIVDLSADYRFEPSWQYGLPELNDREALRNSKRISNPGCYATGSQVGLTPILSLIDGQPSIFGVSGYSGAGTKPSPKNDLNVLTNNLIPYSLTDHIHEREISYRLKQPVAFIPHVAQWFQGITLTINVPLKKSITSRELRNLYQDRYNGEPLIHVQGDVPLVKDNAHKHHVSVGGFGVHSSGKRAVIVVTIDNLLKGAATQALQNLNLSCGYDEYAGIHLD from the coding sequence ATGCTTATTGAATTGCAACAAATTGTCAAGTCCGGTCTTGTACGGAATGGAGCGAAACACTGTACGAAAAGGAGCTTACTATGTTCCAATGCATCAGTCATTGCAAGCAAACGTTTTCAAGGCAGTTTTGCCCCGGGTCAACAACAACCGTTAAACCCACTCGCGAAACCAATTGAACAAGATCGTGATGCCATCATTAGAATTCTTTCCTCCATCGGAAGCCGTCGTGAAGTTGAGCAATACCTACGATACTTTACTTCCTTCGAAGCTCAACGTTTCGCTATTATCAAGGTTGGTGGTGCCATTATCACCGACGAATTAGACACATTGGCACAAAGTCTTGCCTTTTTGAATCATGTGGGTCTTTATCCCATCGTTGTGCATGGCGCTGGTCCCcaattaaacaaaattcttGCCAGCAGAAATGTTGAACCCGAGTATAGCGATGGTATTCGAATCACCGATGCCGAGACTCTTTCTGTAGCTCGTAAAGTTTTCTTAGAGGAAAATGCGAAACTTGTAGATGCTTTGGAAAAGTTGGGAACTCGTGCTCGTCCCATTACAGGTGGTGTATTTCAGGCAGAGTATCTcgacaaagaaaaatacaagTATGTTGGCAAGATTGTCAAGGTAAACAAAGCTCCTATTGAACACAGTATTCGTGCTGGAACCCTCCCTATTCTTACGTCTATGGCCGAAACTGCTTCTGGTCAATTGTTGAATGTCAACGCCGACATTACTGCTGGTGAGCTTGCTCGCGTATTGAAGCCTCTAAAGGTGGTCTATCTCAATGAAAAAGGTGGACTTATCAACGGtgaaacaaagaaaaaaattagcagCATCTATTTGGATAGGGAGTACGATGGCCTCATGAAGCAACCATGGGTCAAGTATGGTACGAAGCtcaaaatcaaagaaatcaaagaGTTACTTGATACTCTTCCCCGTACATCTTCCGTAGCCATTATTAGTACGAAGGATTTGCAAAAAGAGCTTTTTACGGAATCTGGCGCTGGTACTTTGATTAGTCGCGGTTTTGTCATCAACAAACATGACTCGTTGGATAGCATTCCAGACGCTGCTCTAGAAAATTTgatcattcaaaaaaattctttagcCGCACCTAGTGAAAGCTTGAAACAGTTCAAGGATACTCTGAAAGACAGAAAACTTCGTATTTATAGTGACTCTTTCAATGAATCTGTTGCTATTGTCGACACCACCGACTCATCCTTGCCAGTACTCTTAGCTTTTGGTGCCGCCGACAATAATTGGTTAAACAATGTTGTTGATAGCATATTAACAACATTAAAAGCAGACTTCCCTTCTTTGCTATGGCGTCTTCAACCTTCAGCCAAGAATCTGGAATGGTTCTTCTCTAAAAGCGAAGGTACTTTGTTTGctaataatttttactaCTTTTGGTACGGTGTAAAagatttgaataaaatctCCAAGTTCATTCAGTCTGACAAGCCATTTGCCGATGCTATCATTCAGACCCAATCCACTAAACCCCCTACTGCTTCATCTACCACCAACAACCCTTCCTCTTCACAGATCAATCAAAAACGAAGTTACTCAACTagttctttattttcaaaaaacaaaaaaatgaatcgttctttgtttttaaaggGTGGAAAAcgatttttttctgctGAGGCTCAGAAGACCCAAAAACCTTTGAAGGCGGTCTCATCGAAGCCAGCAAAAGTCGTTCTCCTTGGAGCCCGTGGTTATACCGGAAAGAACTTGATTGGATTGATTAACACTCATCCTTATCTCGAATTATCTCATGTTTCTTCTCGTGAGTTGGAAGGCACCAAACTTCCTGGCTACACtaagaaagaaattcaGTATGTCAACTTGTCCACAGAtgatgttaaaaaattagaggAAGAGGGAGCGGTTGATGCTTGGGTCATGGCCCTACCCAACGGTGTATGCAAACCTTATGTCGATGCTTTAACGTCTGCAAATGGTAAAAGTGTCATTGTTGATTTAAGTGCGGACTACCGTTTTGAGCCCTCGTGGCAGTACGGTCTTCCTGAACTAAATGACCGTGAAGCTTTGCGTAACTCGAAACGTATTTCCAATCCTGGTTGTTACGCTACTGGATCGCAAGTCGGTTTAACTCCCATACTCTCTTTGATTGACGGCCAGCCCTCTATTTTTGGTGTATCTGGTTATTCTGGGGCTGGCACTAAGCCCTCTCCGAAGAATGACTTGAATGTATTGACAAACAATTTGATACCTTACTCATTAACTGATCACATCCATGAACGTGAAATTTCTTATCGTTTAAAGCAACCTGTCGCCTTTATTCCTCACGTTGCTCAATGGTTCCAAGGAATTACTTTAACTATTAATGTTCCgttaaagaaaagtatAACTTCCCGTGAGCTTCGTAACTTATACCAAGACCGTTATAATGGTGAGCCTTTAATTCATGTTCAAGGAGATGTACCTTTGGTCAAGGACAACGCACACAAGCATCATGTTTCAGTTGGTGGTTTTGGTGTGCACTCTTCTGGAAAGCGTGCAGTCATTGTAGTTACTATCGACAATTTACTTAAAGGTGCTGCTACTCAAGCTCTCCAGAATCTCAATCTGTCCTGTGGTTACGATGAATATGCCGGTATCCATTTGGATtga
- the cmb1 gene encoding cytosine-mismatch-binding protein 1: protein MVFAIRIRQFHTTLVSAEKNGLQKLIPPRLKTIWNQMLVETKGAGNGPERFEMIRQKYKALTADEIQKYKNKLQEQFDAEKKRFMETLRSFTPTEIDSENRRRSKEAHSTGSRYYRLRHPDVPKKPSSAFILFYKELRNNPKLRQELGIPEAISTLVEETQNASKAWKELAEDKKKPFIDKSKALKEQYDKFMKEAGFR, encoded by the coding sequence ATGGTATTTGCAATTAGAATACGCCAGTTTCACACTACTCTCGTTTCTGCCGAAAAGAATGGATTACAGAAGTTGATCCCCCCTAGGCTGAAAACCATTTGGAATCAAATGTTGGTTGAAACAAAAGGTGCTGGTAATGGTCCTGAGCGCTTTGAGATGATTCGTCAAAAATACAAAGCTTTGACTGCCGATGAGATCCAAAAGTATAAAAACAAACTCCAGGAGCAGTTCGATGCTGAGAAAAAGCGTTTTATGGAGACTCTACGATCCTTTACACCTACAGAAATCGATAGTGAAAATCGTCGTCGCTCGAAGGAGGCTCACAGCACGGGCAGTCGCTATTACAGACTTCGTCATCCAGATGTTCCTAAAAAACCTTCTTCTGCTTTTATCCTCTTTTACAAGGAGCTTCGAAACAATCCCAAGCTACGTCAAGAGTTAGGTATTCCAGAAGCCATTTCCACACTCGTTGAAGAGACCCAAAATGCATCAAAGGCGTGGAAGGAATTGGCGGAAGACAAGAAAAAGCcatttattgataaaagCAAAGCACTTAAAGAGCAATACGATAAGTTTATGAAAGAAGCCGGATTTCGATGA